One Castanea sativa cultivar Marrone di Chiusa Pesio chromosome 4, ASM4071231v1 DNA window includes the following coding sequences:
- the LOC142630255 gene encoding nuclear transcription factor Y subunit B-7 yields MEDESHGYGSHGPSVGSPESPRLKNSTSSSHNKEQDRFLPIANVGRIMKKVIPANGKISKDAKETVQECVSEFISFVTGEASDKCQREKRKTINGDDIIWAITTLGFEDYVTPLKTYLQKYREIEGEKLNIPKQQRSEQRLHQHQHEQEQNIPYNTLYTSTSLMPQPSFMATDQPFPLSFSPNSIQKQLQPQDQMDSVGHW; encoded by the coding sequence ATGGAAGATGAGAGCCATGGATATGGGTCACATGGACCCAGTGTAGGAAGCCCAGAAAGCCCACGTTTAAAGAACAGTACCAGTAGCAGCCACAACAAAGAGCAAGATCGCTTTCTCCCTATAGCAAATGTAGGCAGAATCATGAAAAAAGTGATTCCTGCCAATGGAAAAATCTCAAAGGATGCAAAAGAGACAGTTCAAGAATGTGTCTCCGAGTTCATTAGTTTTGTTACCGGAGAAGCATCTGATAAATGTCAAAGAGAAAAGCGGAAAACCATTAATGGTGACGATATCATTTGGGCTATCACAACCTTAGGATTCGAGGATTATGTGACACCTCTTAAAACATacctccaaaaatatagagagattGAAGGGGAGAAGCTTAACATTCCAAAGCAACAAAGATCTGAACAAAGGctacatcaacatcaacatgaACAAGAGCAAAATATACCATACAATACTCTATATACTTCCACAAGTCTTATGCCTCAGCCATCTTTCATGGCAACTGATCAGCCATTCCCTTTGTCTTTCTCCCCAAATTCAATCCAAAAACAATTACAGCCACAGGACCAGATGGATTCAGTGGGGCATTGGtaa